The genomic interval GACTAAACGAATGCAAGACAGGCTGCTCTGCAGAGTGAAGAAAGGGAAAGACCGGCGGCAGAAGTGGGTCAGAAGCTCCCTTGTGGCCCAGCAGCCCCTCAGGGGACAGACAGATAAGGACACCGGCAGACAGAAAAGGACAGTTAGAAATAGTATTAGAAAATACAACCTGGCTATTCTTACAGGTTGTGTTACTAAAACAGTGAGATGAAATAACTTTTCTCTTCGCAGGCTTATTTGAGAAAATTGGGGTGAAATTGCCAGCTTTTGGCTGAAGAATgctgaaaaaacattttatttcaatGGAAAATTTCAGTGCTGTGTCTGAGAGATGTAATGATGAGGTATATGTTGGGAAAAATAATTAGAAACATCCTTTAGGTccatgaaattttttttttaaatatgacatttCTGGCGAGAGAAAAATGTTTTGGATGAGTGTGGACATTTTCCTGCCAGTATCTGCTGTAAACATTAGCCAGCAAAGGGAGCATAGGGATCCGCACTGTCATCATAACCCAGAACCAGCGGAGGACAAGGCAGGGCACCACATCTGGATGGCAGTCCACCACAGCACATATGCTAACAAACTAAGGTCAGTTAGGGCTGGTCATCGAGATGATATGGAGCCTTTATACTGTGGTTTGTGAAAGATGACACTTCCagagaaaacacaaaattacaGGGGATCAGTAAACTACTGTCAGGCGTTGAGAAGAAATGCTCGATTCAAAGCGGTCACATCAccacacagaaaacaaaacaaaatcggCAGATATGTTCCCCAGCTGCCAGTAGACACCCTTCCCTCCAGACAAGTGAGTTATTCCACCAAATCCTGTTATTCACGTAAACACGGCactgaattattattttatttgattgcAAAAAAGCTCAGTTTGTAATCAAGtacacaacagcaacaacacataCAGACCCAAAGTTAGGTCATATGTGATGTACATCCTGCTGGGTCACATCAGGAATACTCTTGGTACAACTGCCTTACAGCTGAGTGTTGGTCCATTACACAATGATTCATTAATATTATTCATTTATGATAATGACTTCAACTGAGGTGGAAATTAAATGTTATTATGAATCACCGGtgattaaaatattatatagcaTACAATCAGGAAAGGTGACTGTTGCTGAATTTATTTTCTATTATACCTATATTTACCTGCTCACCTGCCACACAAACTAGAGAATTATGCTGTCAATGCGTAATTAGTGTTCAGGCTAATCCAGACCAGCTGAGACAAAGGCACTTTGAAATCACTCATTACAGATGCACACAGAAGTACGGTTAGTGCAGAGCGTTAATTAATCCCCAGGAACGATCTCCATCCATCCCGGCCAATGGTGTTGGCAGTTTTATCGTTTCTACCATTgctgctctctctcttgctTCAAAGGTTGCAACTAATCGTTTCTGTCGTTCTGCGGCCGTAGACCTGAGTCACGAGAAACTCGCACGTCTGGGCGAGATTATGTCAGCGTCGTGTGAGCTGGTGCGTTTCGCTTTGTCACAGGGTCATCCTGCTTTCCACCCTCATTCACCCCCATAGTCatctatacactcacctaaaggattattaggaacaccatactaatacggtgtttgaccccctttcgccttcagaactgccttaattctacgtggcattgattcaacaaggtgctgaaagcattctttagaaatgttggcccatattgataggatagcatcttgcagttgatggagatttgtgggatgcacatccagggcacgaagctcccgttccaccacatcccgaagatgctctattgggttgagatctggtgactgttggggccattgtagtacagtgaactcattgtcatgttcaagaaaccaatttgaaatgattcgagctttgtgagatggtgcattatcctgctggaagtagccatcagaggatgggtacatggtggtcataaagggatggacatggtcagaaacaatgctcaggtaggccgtggcatttaaacgatgcccaattgggactaaggggcctaaagtgtgccaagaaaacatcccccacaccattacaccaccagcagcagcctgcacagtggtaacaaggcatgatggatccatgttctcattctgtttacgccaaattctgactctaccatttgaatgtctcaacagaaatcgagactcatcagaccaggcaacatttttccagtcttcaactgtccaattttggtgagctcgtgcaaattgtagcctctttttcctatttgtagtggagatgagtggtacccggtggcgtcttctgctgttgtagcccatccgcctcaaggttgtgcgtgttgtggcttcacaaatgctttgctgcatacctcggttgtaacgagtggttatttcagccaaagttgctcttctatcagcttgaatcagtcggaccattctcctctgacctctagcatcaacaaggcattttcgcccacaggactgccgcatactggatgtttttccctttgcacaccattctttgtaaaccctagaaatggtcgtgcgtgaaaatcccagtaactgagcagattgtgaaatactcagaccggcccatctggcaccaacaaccatgccacgctcaaaattgcttaaatcacctttctttcccattctgacattcagtttggagttcaggagattgtcttgaccaggaccacacccctaaatgcattgaagcaacagccatgtgattggttgattagataattgcattaatgagaaattgaacaggtgttcctaataatcctttaggtttATTTatggatccatccatccatacatacatccgTCCGTCCATTTTCTACCCATTTACCCtgttggagcctatcccagccaGCATGTAGCAAAAGGCAgtggtacaccctggacaggatgcacattattattattattatcatcatcatcaacaaaaGAAGAAGAATTGGCCTGATAATCGAAAAGTCTTCCAGAAACATTGTAGACGTTAGTGCAATCTAAGTATTGTGTGTATTCTGCCCTACGAACAGCCGCCCCGAGTCCATTAGTATTAGTCATTCTTTGCTCTTGGTGGTAAATCAGTAGccgacaaacaaacaaacctttGTGCTTTAAGAAGGAGTCGCTCGCTGAATAGGGTTCTGCAGCCGTACATAAACaactttttaaaacaatttatcGATAGAAAAAAAGGCAGGCACATAGTTCAATAATAATCTAAAATGCAAAGACTAAGTATTAGGGCTCTGCAATGTAAGAATCAAAGCagcaaaaatagaataaaacaagtaaatgTTCAAATCGCTCTGTCATCACCCAGGTGCAGCCCTAAGTGGTTAACgaattaaaaatgacaaaatctaCAAGGTAACCAGACTTCACCTTGACGACTGTCATTATTTTAGTTTATCAGCACCACTGCTGAAATGAAAATGGTCCGTAGTCATTTCAGTAAATAGTCACTCAGTTTTTTTGGCGGAAGCACATCGCGATAATGCAAGACAGATATGTTTTGTCACAGACTAAGATTTACTTTGGCAAAAAAACAGTCTAATCGCTTGTCGGATAGTATAGCTCTTCTTAAAACATTCATacggaaaaacaaaaatacatcccAGCCACAACTCATTCCTAGTATAGCCTACTTctcaaatatttcaaatattcaGATTGCTGAAAACAACACAATGTAATTATAACATTAACGgagaaacacaaacatacagttGTTCTGAAAACGATTTAATTTTACAGCACAGACCTGTAAGTTTCCGGAGACTTGAATGAGGAACACAGCCAGTGGGCGTAATCCCAGCCACTAAATCGCACTTTAATAATTCGCccgacaaaaagaaaaaaggcacATTTGTTAGTTTATGTCGCCATCGTGTGGTGACAATGTTACTTTTTAATGGGATGTgtaaaaataatatgtaaatacGTTTATCAAAACTTTTTATTTTAAGCGATTTCTAAGATACATAGGAAATATCTATCGTTTAGGGTGAATAACTAAAGGGAATTTAAGACCCGCATCAGAATGAGTTTGTTGGTTGTGGTATTCAGTGATGGAATAAATGGGCACTATGTGACATCACATGCCCATTCCTGACCACACTGACCACGTCAGAGTGATGGGGACGGTGTCCAGGTATCAAAGGAGGGTAAAGGTGATGCTCGGGGGTGTCTCTGGCTGTAGGATGAGGGTGTATTTGGTGCTGATGTCAGCAGAAGAGGGCACAGTTAATTGGAAGTTCAGCAAGATCTGAAAGAAAAGTGAATTTAGTTAGTAAGAACAGCAGACAATAGTAGAgaaggaacaaaaacaaaacaagtgtGTATACACTTTAAGTCTAACACTTTAAgggcttcatgaaccatttgctgtattttcggACCCCACTAGGTGGTGCTCTAGGTTTACTTAGGGGAGTGCTTTGTGCCCACCATCTAGTGGCATCAAAAACACAGGaaatgaagcatcattttgACCATCACTAGTATCCGTCTTAGTCCCACAGCTACTCCTAGTCCATTCACCCCTGAAGCGAAACCCTTCACAGTCTCAGTAACCCCAGGAATCTGTATGTAGAGGCCAATGGCCCTGTCACCCCCCCACCAACTCTCACTCACATgcaacagcagcagctgcaTCTCATTTTCAGCGATCCTCCTGCCCACACACTGCCTGGCCCCAAAGCCGAAGGCAAGCGAGCGAAACCCAACTCCTACACCCACGTCTCCCTCTCTGGCACCCCCTGTGTCCCTCGATGCCGGCTTCAGCCACCGCGCCGGCTCAAAGAGGTGTGGATCCTGGAAGACCTCCCTGCTGCGGCCTAGTGGGTACAGGCAGGCCTGCACCAGAGTCTGAGACAGAGTGAGGGAAGCTGTGATACTTTCTCACTGTTTGTGTTTTACAAAGTCTGCAAACTGGCAATGACCGACTCACTCACCCCAGCAGGGATGTGATAGTTCTGCAGCACAATGTCTTTGACAGGGTAACGCTGCACAGTGATGCCAACCGGGTACAGTCTGAATCAGAAAgaggcatgttttttttatttttattcttagtCTCATCACAATACACTTGTGTTTCTTTGGAAAAACTGCTGTACCTGAGAGTCTCCTTGACGGTGCCCTTGAGcaatggcgccccctgcagggcttTCAGGGGATCACCGCCCGCCTGCGCCCATGACTCCCGCACCTGCCTGCGGACTGTTTCCTGCACAGCAGGATTGCGGGCCAGTTCATACAGGGCGAACTGCAAGGGGACGGCAGTCTGAGGGGAcgggtggaggggaggggggtattcAGTATCTGATTTGCCTTTGCTAAGATTCTACTGAAATGTTTGCCACCAACTGCTCCACCCCAGCGACAGAATTAGCATATGTGCCCCCCTCACCCAGTCAGACTCACTGTGTCAACTCCCCCGGCCATCAGCTCCGTGATGTTGGCCTTGATGAGCTCCAGAGACAGCTGCCCCCTCGCCATTAACTGCCCCAGCACTCCGCCGCTGTGCCCATGGTTTCCAGGCAACTGCCCACTCTCTCCAGAAGACTTTCTGGACTGGAGCCTCTGGTAGCCCTTCTGGATACGGGCCTCAGCTGAGAAGTtaaaaagagagggagagagggaggaagagaaaggggagatgggggagagagaggaatgggaGATGACaagagagggaggaagagagatTGAGAGAGTGATGGAGAGATCAAGAAAGAGATGGAGTgagagaggggaggggaggggagcaTGAGTGAAAGGAGGCAGAGAACTGGCCAGAACAATAAACACCTGCAGTGGGTATAGACtagcgtttcccaatccggtcctcggggacctacagtcagtccatgtttttgctccctccgagctccatgccagacagtccacattttcattccctcccagctcccagtcaagcaaaaacatggactgtctgtgggtctccggggaccggattgggaaacactagtGTTGACTAACCAAGGTCCTCATTAGTCAGCTATCACTAACCTAACCTTaacttaaccctaacccatcaGGGGAGCCACTGCTGCTGTGGCATTCCCATTGTCTTTGAGTGATTAATCATCTCAGGAGCCTCAGGAGAAGACAAAGGCAGTGCAATTAAGGAAATAATTACTCTGAGTGCTTAATTGCCCAGGCTGAATAAAGACCTGCTTATTCACGATCCCCCTGGGGGCCTCAATTCAGCCAACATGAAAGAAGCTGAACTTGATTAACCCTCCATTACAGCAAGCTGGCTCAAACCGCGTACTACTGGATTTCATAACCATGTGAGGAAGGCCAAGGGTGGAGAGAGAATCCGTTTTTTTACAGAGCATGTCACACATTTAGTGTTTATAGTCAGAGCGTTATGAGGTTTACAGAAAATCAGTTTTCCTCGATTAATCATGCAGCGAATCACAGACTTGCCACACCCAGATGCTCATGGGATGTTGCATGGAGCTGTTAGCCTCACCATGGCTGAAAATGTGGTCCCAGGCAGTGGCATGTTTTGTCCACAAGGGGGCGTGCAGGCGAAGCAGAAGGCCCGAGGGGAGGTAGAGCAAGGGCTGGGTGGTGGCTAGCATTCGCTCCACGGCCCAGATGAAGCGTTGGGACTctagagagggagaggaggagaagaGGCCGATCCTCTCTCCGTACAGGACGTGGCAGCTGGCTGGACACGGAAAAGGAAAGTTACTAAGCGGCGTTAAAACAGGGCCTATTTCCGCCTGTCTGACATGCTAATGCCCCTCTGAAGTCGCCCCGGGGACAGGCAGCCTGGCTACGTGCTTTAAAGGAGGATTAAAGATACACCTGTGTGCTGCAGGTACGCAGTCACCATGTCTTTAGGAATCCGCACGGGGACATTCTCTCTCAGTCTGCCTCAGACTATTCTCAGTGAGACACACAAGCTTGGGGTTCACAGCagagggtcagccagcatgtgGCACCACTggagctggggttaagggcccatttcaggggcccacagacatgactattctgccaaggccagGGCTGGAACCGGGAGCCTTCTGATCGCAAGCACAGAGGTTTAGCCGACTGAGTCACACACGGGATACGTGATacggaggaagagagagaggctgACCTTCCAGTGCAAAGCGGAAGAGGTCTGGGCTGGGGTCAAGGGTCAGACTGTGACCGCTGCTGCCCACCCTCCTCCTGAGCAGGGCGCAGAAGTCCTGGGCCACCTGGTCCAGCAGCGGCAGGAAGCGCCGGACAGAGGAACTCATCATCACCTCGCGGTTCAGCAGGAGCCGGTCGGCACGCCACTCTGCGCCGTTCCTGAAGCGCAGGAAGGTGAGGGGGGCACATGCACTCAGTCTGAGGGCTCCCTGCCAGCCCGCTAATGCGTTGCACTATTTATTACACTTTAGACAGACAATTAACCATCACGCAGCAGTGTTTCTGTGGTATATCGTATACATGTGTTTGTACGTGATTTACTGGAGgagcggatggatggatgtgtgcaCATTAATGGTGAATTAAAGCACATTCTCTCCTTCCTTGAGTCCCTATTGTCACTTCTGGCCCAGAGCAACCATGGTGCCCGCCCTGCCCCCACACACTGACTTGAGGAAGATGCCCTTGCTGTGTTTGCGAGTCTCCCGGTGCGTCGCCCACGGCTGCAGGGTCATGCGACGTGGGTGCAGGCCCTCCGAGCGGAACATTTCGCCGATGTCTGCCGGCAGCATGATGTTGACGCTTTCCTGGGAGCCAAGCCGTTCCCTgtcagggggggtgggggatccTTTTAAGATAATGACCAGTCTACTGTAGGATGTATAACATGAATCCAGAATCCTGGGAACATTTCTGACGCCAAGTGGCTCTGTGATCACCTCCCTGTCCCTTTCATGATGCTGCCGTTCTCCACAATCTCCACCCAGACTCCAACAACACACTGCTAAGTGCACTGCTCTCTCTAAGCTGCCCTTACTGTGTCCTGCGATCATGTGCCGTCCTGGCCGGCGTTTCCCCCCCGTGTCCTGCGATCATGTGCTGTTCCAGACTCTCTAAGACCTTGTACCAGACAAGCGTTTAGGGTAGGTGGACAGATGGATGTTAAGGTTGCCAACAGTAGAACATCTATTTACTTCGTTTCCACACAATGTTGATGCATCAAGCAATATCAATTTGCTCCTTTGTGGACAGACAGGCAGTAAGAGAATgcaagatccccccccccccccctccccaaatcaCCAACATCGGGATCCAGAGACAAGCTCATCTCCCTTGTTTAAATAATCCTGTCAGCTGACTGCTTGTAATTCAGTGATGTTTCAGTAGGCTTAGCGCACATGCCTCACAGCCCACAGAGATAAACCGAAACTGTCCCTCTACATCAGCAGCGCCTCCTCCTTCCCTCCCAGCCTGAGCAGAACCTGGTACCTGTAAATGGGCCCCAGTGCGTTGAAGGTCTGTTCCATGTGGTTGTGCAGAGATCGGAAGCGGTCTTCCTTCCAGAACCGGAGCAGGTTGACCCAGCCGCTGCTGCCGGTGTGCGGGATCTCTTCGAAGCTCCGCGGCCGCTCTGCTCGCCTCTTCCCGAGGTCCCCGCTGGCTGGTCTCGGAGCGGAGAGGGCGAAGCCACGGGCGTCCCGGACACAGAGCCGCGCAGGCACGCTCAGCATTTTGGGAGGCAGCGCTCCACTGTCTTGCCTGCTACCTTTTCTGttccacccccccttcccctatCTCCAGCCACACTGACAGAACCAATAATTTATTTCCTTTACAGTCACAGTTCAAGAGAAAGATGAGTCTGCCAACACGTAGGCAAACACACGTcagcacacatgcacgcaacaCGGGCCGGCAGGTTCGGGATCCCTCACAAGGACAGGAGGCGACAAAAGCTCTTGGCAAAAGGACATTTTATTATGGACATGAACATACAGTTTATGTTATGCAGTGTGACGTAACTGGGAATATCTCAAGGGTCACTGGGAATGACAACATTCAACAACATGGCCAGTATGTCCCCAGTGAAACCATCAAAAAGACACACATGGAATGGTGTACATCCATACTAGAGGTTACAAGGTGGCAAATCTTGACGGCAGCGTTCAGAATGCAGAAAATCAGCCCTCAGGAAAAGGGGCATCTTTCGAATTGAACCAGAGGCCGCACTAAGAATTCTCACAGCGTGCTAATTATCTGGGGAAGAAaatgacgtgtgtgtgtgtgtgtgtgtgtgtgatcacaGACCATGTCACACGGATGGAAAAGTCCAGAAGAGTTCCAGCAAAGCCTGACGGGGCGATCAACCTGCTAGACGGTGCGTTTCACATCATTACCCGGCACCTGCGCTAAAACGAAGACACGCAGCATTCTGGTAACAGAGGCGTACTCAGTGGAGAGATGGACGCAGCAGTGGGATCCATGTGACCACGACACGCCCCTGGCAGCTGAAATACCCAGGCCAGAATGAGATGAGTCACGGCGCCCCCTATCCAGTGACATGCTTACTCCACCCTTCACATTTTAACAGTCACATGCTAGAGGAGCAGCATTTTTTAGCTGTGACACTTAGGGAGGGTTCAGACACTAGCAACGCCAGTTTCTGTTTACCTACATCACATACCGAATTAGCAGTTAGCATGTAATAAGCTGACAGAAGCACCTCACATGACCCTGCACTGCTCGGCGCCTGGGGTGGGCGTTGGTGTCCGTGGGCAACCTGGCTGCATTCCCACGTTCGGCTTGAGGCGGCGCAAGGCGCTAAGCAGGTCATGCCCATCATGTCCGGGGGGGTCTCTGGGCCGCACCATTGCGGCCAGGTCACGGGGGAGGGCCACTTTCCCCCCCACCGCCTTCAAGTGGTTCATATCCTTCTGACTCTAAGGTAAGAGAGCGAATATAAGGAAAATACAAAGGAAAAAGTAAGTAACCCCCAGAGAGGGGCCTCAAATGGGAGATGAGCAGACGGTGGGCTGCACCTCGGCCAGGCGGTACTTGCTCCGGTAGTGAGCCCTCAGCGCGGCACGCTCCGCATTCCTCTGCACGTCCCTGGCTGCCCGCAGTTTCCTGCCAGGCGCATCACAGCAGCATATCATACCAAGCACGGCTTTCGCCATGCTGATACCGCCCCAGTTACAATGCAGACGGTCAGAGCCAACCCACTTACCTCTCCTTCTCTAAATCGGCGCGATAGGAACGCATCTGGGCCGCTGGCAGGGCACCCAGCCTGCTCCCCGTGGGGGGGCTCCTCGCTCTGCTCTCATCGCCACCCTCCTCGGCCCTGGACACGCAGCTTGTGAGGTGCTTGAAGGGGGCGGCCAGGGTCCTCTTCACCACAGAATCC from Paramormyrops kingsleyae isolate MSU_618 chromosome 9, PKINGS_0.4, whole genome shotgun sequence carries:
- the LOC111853323 gene encoding complexin-3-like; protein product: MDSVVKRTLAAPFKHLTSCVSRAEEGGDESRARSPPTGSRLGALPAAQMRSYRADLEKERKLRAARDVQRNAERAALRAHYRSKYRLAESQKDMNHLKAVGGKVALPRDLAAMVRPRDPPGHDGHDLLSALRRLKPNVGMQPGCPRTPTPTPGAEQCRVM
- the cyp11c1 gene encoding cytochrome P450 11C1, which translates into the protein MLSVPARLCVRDARGFALSAPRPASGDLGKRRAERPRSFEEIPHTGSSGWVNLLRFWKEDRFRSLHNHMEQTFNALGPIYRERLGSQESVNIMLPADIGEMFRSEGLHPRRMTLQPWATHRETRKHSKGIFLKNGAEWRADRLLLNREVMMSSSVRRFLPLLDQVAQDFCALLRRRVGSSGHSLTLDPSPDLFRFALEASCHVLYGERIGLFSSSPSLESQRFIWAVERMLATTQPLLYLPSGLLLRLHAPLWTKHATAWDHIFSHAEARIQKGYQRLQSRKSSGESGQLPGNHGHSGGVLGQLMARGQLSLELIKANITELMAGGVDTTAVPLQFALYELARNPAVQETVRRQVRESWAQAGGDPLKALQGAPLLKGTVKETLRLYPVGITVQRYPVKDIVLQNYHIPAGTLVQACLYPLGRSREVFQDPHLFEPARWLKPASRDTGGAREGDVGVGVGFRSLAFGFGARQCVGRRIAENEMQLLLLHILLNFQLTVPSSADISTKYTLILQPETPPSITFTLL